In one window of Poriferisphaera corsica DNA:
- a CDS encoding prenyltransferase/squalene oxidase repeat-containing protein, with translation MSYFMVRRWFYLAVMILLMVLVCSNDVMGISGEGRGAEEVGFDEITVEMREAVDRALGYLAGAQAADGSYGSERYPKHVGMTSLAAMAFMADGHLPGRGRYGRNVEKAVDFVLRSAAESGFISADTSHGPMYGHGFATLMLGEVYGMTGDSRVREILIKAVRLIVNTQNHEGGWRYHPIPFDADISVTICQIMALRSARNAGLSVPKETIDRAVKYVRQCQNPADGGFRYMLSSGGSAFPRSAAGVASLFYAGVYEGEDIKRGVNYLMTEGGNITFRSGGHYYYGHYYAGQAMYLAGGQYWEVWYPRIRDELVSKQNEDGSWDSSHGGSYGTSMGLLILQIPNRLLPIFQR, from the coding sequence ATGAGCTATTTTATGGTTAGACGATGGTTTTATCTGGCGGTGATGATTCTGTTGATGGTGTTGGTTTGCTCGAATGATGTCATGGGGATTAGTGGTGAAGGGCGGGGGGCTGAGGAGGTGGGGTTTGATGAGATTACGGTTGAGATGAGGGAGGCGGTTGATCGGGCGCTGGGGTATTTGGCTGGGGCGCAAGCTGCGGATGGGAGTTATGGTTCTGAAAGATATCCGAAGCATGTGGGGATGACGTCTTTGGCGGCGATGGCGTTTATGGCGGATGGTCATTTGCCGGGTCGGGGGAGGTATGGGCGGAATGTTGAAAAGGCGGTGGATTTTGTATTGCGTAGTGCGGCAGAGTCGGGGTTCATCTCGGCGGATACGTCGCATGGGCCGATGTATGGGCATGGGTTTGCGACGCTGATGTTGGGGGAGGTGTATGGGATGACGGGGGATTCGCGAGTGAGGGAGATTTTGATTAAGGCTGTGCGGTTGATTGTGAATACACAGAATCATGAGGGAGGGTGGCGGTATCATCCGATCCCGTTTGATGCAGATATTTCGGTGACGATCTGTCAGATTATGGCGTTAAGGAGTGCAAGGAATGCGGGATTGAGCGTGCCGAAGGAAACGATTGATCGGGCGGTGAAATATGTGAGGCAATGCCAAAACCCGGCGGATGGTGGGTTTCGGTATATGTTGTCGTCTGGTGGCTCTGCGTTTCCGCGGTCTGCGGCGGGGGTTGCGAGTTTGTTTTATGCGGGGGTGTATGAGGGAGAGGATATCAAACGCGGGGTGAATTATCTGATGACAGAGGGTGGGAATATCACGTTTCGCAGTGGTGGGCATTATTATTATGGGCATTATTACGCGGGGCAGGCGATGTATTTGGCGGGTGGACAGTATTGGGAGGTGTGGTATCCACGGATACGTGATGAGCTGGTGAGTAAGCAAAATGAGGATGGGAGTTGGGACTCATCACATGGGGGATCGTATGGAACTTCGATGGGTTTACTTATTTTGCAAATACCGAACCGTTTATTGCCGATATTTCAGAGGTAA